One Ignavibacterium album JCM 16511 genomic region harbors:
- a CDS encoding cytochrome c oxidase subunit I: MSNENILSNNGNDVSYLEYKGKHTGILGWLLSTDHKRIGLLYLISLSIFLIVGVTFGFLMRLELLTPGRTIMDPQTYNSIFTLHGVIMIFLFVVPGLPAVFGNFFLPILIGARDVAFPRLNLLSWYLYVVGGLLAILSILLPGGPADTGWTFYIPYSVRTNTNVIPALFAAFILGFSSILTGVNFVTTVHRLRAPGMDWFKMPLSVWSLYATAWVQILATPIIGITLLLVAIERVFGVGLFDPALGGDPVLYQHLFWIYSHPAVYIMILPAMGVVSEIIPVFAHRTIFGYKFIAMSSIAIALFGSLVWAHHMFTAGMSDTGQLIFSLLTMIVAIPSAIKVFNWVATLYKGSIDLQPPMLYVLAFIFQFSIGGLTGIMQGVLSVDIQVHDTSFIVAHFHYVMFGGTGFGFFAALHYWFPKMFGKMYNVKLAKRVFWAMFVGFNTLYFPMFIMGWLGMPRRYYDYLPEYQIYHVISTIGSWILVSALFLMFGNFIYALFKGAKVTEKNVWGGETLEWQIATPPIHENFIDIPVVTESPYQYKDNELVLQTQEAK, translated from the coding sequence ATGAGTAACGAAAATATTCTAAGCAATAATGGAAATGATGTAAGTTACCTGGAATATAAGGGTAAACACACTGGCATTTTAGGTTGGTTACTTTCAACCGATCATAAACGCATTGGTTTACTTTATCTGATTTCATTATCAATATTTTTGATTGTTGGTGTTACATTCGGTTTTCTTATGAGGCTTGAATTGCTGACACCCGGAAGAACAATAATGGATCCACAAACTTATAACTCCATCTTTACTCTTCATGGAGTTATAATGATATTCCTTTTTGTTGTTCCGGGTTTACCTGCAGTTTTTGGTAACTTCTTCTTGCCAATTCTTATTGGTGCAAGAGATGTTGCTTTCCCAAGACTCAATCTTTTATCCTGGTATTTATATGTAGTCGGCGGGTTACTTGCGATACTTTCAATTCTTCTTCCCGGTGGTCCTGCTGATACCGGCTGGACATTTTATATACCTTATAGTGTAAGAACAAACACCAATGTAATACCGGCTTTGTTCGCAGCATTTATACTCGGCTTTTCATCAATTCTTACAGGAGTGAATTTTGTTACTACCGTTCACAGATTGAGAGCACCAGGAATGGATTGGTTTAAAATGCCGCTTTCAGTCTGGTCACTTTATGCTACTGCCTGGGTTCAGATTCTTGCAACACCAATTATTGGTATTACACTGCTTCTTGTTGCAATCGAAAGAGTATTTGGTGTTGGTCTGTTTGATCCGGCGTTAGGTGGCGATCCTGTTCTTTATCAACATCTGTTCTGGATTTATTCTCATCCAGCAGTTTATATTATGATTCTTCCTGCAATGGGTGTTGTCTCTGAAATTATTCCTGTGTTTGCTCACAGAACAATTTTCGGTTACAAATTTATCGCAATGTCAAGTATCGCAATTGCATTGTTCGGTTCATTAGTTTGGGCTCATCATATGTTTACTGCCGGAATGAGCGATACAGGTCAGCTTATTTTCTCATTGCTTACGATGATTGTAGCAATTCCTAGTGCTATTAAAGTTTTTAACTGGGTTGCAACTCTTTACAAAGGTTCAATCGACCTTCAACCACCAATGTTATATGTGCTGGCTTTTATTTTCCAGTTTTCAATTGGTGGACTTACAGGAATAATGCAAGGTGTTCTTTCTGTTGATATTCAGGTTCACGATACCTCTTTCATTGTTGCTCATTTTCACTATGTAATGTTTGGCGGAACTGGGTTCGGATTTTTTGCAGCGCTTCATTATTGGTTCCCGAAGATGTTTGGTAAGATGTATAATGTCAAACTTGCCAAGAGAGTTTTCTGGGCAATGTTTGTTGGATTTAATACTTTGTATTTCCCGATGTTTATAATGGGTTGGTTGGGAATGCCAAGAAGATACTATGATTATTTGCCTGAATATCAGATTTATCATGTAATTTCAACAATCGGTTCGTGGATACTTGTATCTGCATTATTCTTAATGTTTGGTAATTTCATATACGCCTTGTTTAAGGGTGCAAAAGTAACTGAAAAGAATGTTTGGGGTGGTGAAACTCTTGAATGGCAGATTGCAACTCCACCGATCCACGAAAACTTTATTGACATTCCGGTTGTTACTGAATCTCCTTATCAATACAAAGACAATGAATTAGTATTACAAACTCAGGAGGCAAAGTGA
- a CDS encoding cytochrome c oxidase subunit 3 family protein, with amino-acid sequence MSVQHTAAAHIHRDDVASRMGMWLFLFTELLLFGGMFILYSVYRFTHPEDFHLAAKELNTVIGTFNTAILLTSSLTMALSIAAIQRKQKTLSIIFQLLTIVLALGFMVNKYFEWGAKFHHGIYPGSETLLSKPSGEILFFGLYYVMTGLHGLHVIIGVVIIAFMTVFTMRDVITHDNYVKLESAGLYWHLVDIIWIFLFPLFYLIT; translated from the coding sequence GTGAGCGTTCAACATACAGCTGCAGCTCACATCCACAGAGATGATGTAGCTTCCCGAATGGGAATGTGGTTGTTTCTTTTTACCGAATTACTTTTGTTCGGTGGTATGTTCATTCTTTATTCAGTTTACAGGTTTACTCATCCTGAAGATTTTCATCTTGCAGCAAAAGAACTTAATACTGTAATCGGAACTTTCAATACGGCAATTCTTCTTACAAGTTCCCTTACGATGGCTTTGTCTATTGCAGCAATACAACGAAAGCAGAAAACTTTATCTATAATATTTCAGCTTCTTACAATTGTTTTAGCACTCGGGTTTATGGTTAATAAATATTTTGAGTGGGGAGCTAAATTTCATCACGGAATTTATCCAGGTTCTGAAACGTTGCTCTCAAAGCCATCCGGTGAAATTTTATTCTTCGGATTGTATTATGTAATGACAGGTTTGCACGGATTGCACGTAATTATTGGAGTGGTCATAATTGCATTTATGACTGTGTTCACGATGAGAGATGTTATAACACACGACAATTATGTTAAACTTGAATCCGCTGGTCTTTACTGGCACCTTGTAGATATAATCTGGATTTTCCTCTTCCCATTATTTTATCTTATAACTTGA
- a CDS encoding cytochrome c, whose protein sequence is MKEFFEQIKEKIDEIKNSPGTIFGLVFPYFLIVGVLIGLYFVSKLEFLSRQKVPPVLRDTVVVADLQLREAKVVPPVKLSEIKNATPQLLSEGETLYKSNCASCHGETGAGGGPASAGLNPAPRNFTSPDGWKNGPKLSQIYTTLQEGIPGSAMVSYDYLLPEQKFALAHYIRTNFVPNPPEDTQADLDALDATYNLSAGQEIPAQIPVALAKTIIYQENKENLNRAENALSKIENSPSKKFFSQVTSNKNVALMFLVKNFNSINSEQNFKKIVINNVNQNGFNGNVFNLSDQEWSELYKLVISVL, encoded by the coding sequence ATGAAAGAGTTTTTTGAACAGATAAAAGAAAAAATAGATGAAATAAAAAATAGTCCCGGAACTATCTTCGGATTAGTGTTCCCTTATTTTCTGATTGTTGGCGTTCTAATCGGACTTTATTTCGTATCTAAACTTGAGTTTTTATCAAGACAAAAAGTTCCACCTGTTTTAAGAGATACTGTTGTTGTTGCAGATTTACAGTTGCGTGAAGCTAAAGTCGTTCCGCCGGTTAAGTTATCCGAGATAAAGAATGCAACTCCGCAACTACTTAGTGAAGGTGAAACTTTGTATAAATCAAACTGTGCTTCCTGTCATGGTGAAACAGGTGCTGGTGGTGGACCTGCATCAGCCGGACTGAATCCTGCACCAAGAAATTTTACTTCACCTGATGGATGGAAAAATGGTCCAAAGTTAAGTCAGATTTATACCACGCTTCAGGAAGGAATTCCCGGTAGTGCTATGGTATCTTATGACTATCTTTTGCCTGAACAGAAATTTGCTTTAGCTCATTATATCAGAACTAATTTCGTTCCCAATCCTCCGGAAGATACTCAGGCAGACCTTGATGCATTGGATGCGACTTATAATCTTTCTGCTGGTCAGGAAATTCCTGCTCAAATTCCTGTTGCTCTTGCAAAGACAATTATATATCAGGAGAATAAAGAGAATCTGAATAGAGCAGAAAATGCATTATCTAAAATTGAAAATTCTCCAAGCAAGAAATTCTTTTCACAGGTTACCAGCAATAAAAATGTTGCTTTAATGTTTTTGGTCAAAAATTTTAACAGCATTAACAGTGAACAGAACTTCAAAAAAATTGTTATTAATAATGTGAATCAAAACGGTTTTAATGGAAATGTTTTTAATCTTTCAGATCAGGAATGGTCAGAACTTTATAAATTGGTTATAAGCGTTTTATGA
- a CDS encoding TAT-variant-translocated molybdopterin oxidoreductase, with protein sequence MSDYREELNSQNNNPDPNYWRSFEELYRNEKTLEAKHHEFAEGVTDEFDPNKNLSGISRRKFLALLGASAALAGVACSDYRDKGEIVPYNVKPEEIILGKPNYYASTCTACANSCGILIKTREGRPIKVDGNPEHPVNQGKICSKGQANILNLYDPERLQQPLKRTSTGFDSTEWKKADSEIIAALSMAGSKEIAVVTHSVTSPTFTKVLEDFKAKFPSTKIYSYELFNNSNRKSAWFKCYGSRNFPLIKWNEAKVIVALESDFLGVEGNRIENSRMFAEGRDVKNKSFNRLYVIESSMTLTGMNADYRMRLKPELQFAFVMSLINELNKRGTISTSIASAYSLDDFIQKNNLDKERVNYLVNDLIANKSKSIIHAGDLMPENVHIAVNILNELLGNKTLYIADSSSVDMIDLASFDDIKELTNKIKNDQVAVVIHLDSNPVYHFPNDFNYKGLLTKVPTVVTLTERMNETAQFSNYVLPINHNFESWGDAKTRTGVISLQQPVIAPLHKTRQKESILLTWIHTNPDSYSDTLYHDYLMNNWETNIYPTLKSKLDFKQLWFGALHDGFALTNESAQSFGSINLNGLNLIDTNSDKNGMTLILRESYQVGDGRFANNGWLQELPHPVSKITWDNYAAISHNTAKALNVQNDDLIEINVGNRKLTLPVFIQAGNADDTITVELGYGREFSGVVASGVGFNANLLLSSEADISNWIYSNVSVTKAGGKYSLASTQEHHSFDDPRTKDLHLKRHIIQEGTVKLYEKKPDFIQEHRPKELESVYTPFQYNEMKWGMAIDLNKCLGCGDCIVACNVENNVPVVGKDQVLKSREMQWLRIDRYYSGSPDDPRVSVQPMLCQHCDQAPCENVCPVVATTHSPDGLNQMVYNRCVGTRYCSNNCPYKVRRFNFFNFRDHFRDGYQESSILSLMFNPEVTVRSRGVMEKCTFCVQRIEEARSEATRKGVAIKGTDVKTACQEACPTNAIHFGDINGKDSEFYKYRTHELGYYVLEELNVRPNITYIAKLRNIHTEEL encoded by the coding sequence ATGTCTGATTACAGAGAAGAACTGAATTCACAGAATAATAATCCTGATCCAAATTACTGGAGAAGTTTTGAAGAACTTTACAGAAACGAAAAAACTCTAGAGGCGAAACATCACGAATTTGCAGAAGGTGTTACAGATGAATTTGATCCTAATAAAAACTTATCAGGAATCTCCAGAAGAAAATTTCTGGCACTTCTCGGTGCTTCAGCAGCTCTTGCAGGCGTTGCCTGCAGTGATTATCGTGATAAGGGAGAAATTGTTCCTTACAATGTAAAACCTGAAGAAATAATCCTTGGCAAACCAAATTATTATGCCTCAACCTGCACAGCTTGCGCAAATTCTTGTGGCATACTTATTAAAACACGAGAAGGAAGACCAATTAAAGTTGATGGAAATCCTGAACATCCGGTAAATCAGGGAAAGATTTGTTCGAAAGGACAGGCAAATATTTTAAATCTTTATGACCCTGAAAGACTCCAACAACCGTTAAAAAGAACTTCAACAGGCTTTGATAGTACTGAATGGAAAAAAGCTGATAGTGAAATTATTGCTGCCTTAAGTATGGCCGGAAGTAAAGAAATTGCTGTTGTTACTCATTCGGTTACATCACCAACTTTCACAAAAGTTCTTGAAGATTTCAAAGCAAAGTTTCCATCCACCAAAATTTACAGTTACGAATTATTTAATAACTCTAACAGGAAGTCTGCCTGGTTCAAGTGTTATGGCAGCAGAAATTTCCCTTTAATAAAATGGAATGAAGCTAAAGTAATTGTTGCACTCGAATCAGATTTTCTTGGTGTTGAAGGAAACAGAATTGAAAATTCCAGAATGTTTGCTGAAGGGCGAGATGTTAAAAATAAATCTTTCAACAGACTTTATGTTATTGAAAGCTCGATGACTCTTACCGGAATGAACGCTGATTACAGAATGAGACTTAAGCCGGAACTTCAGTTTGCTTTTGTAATGAGTTTAATTAATGAATTGAACAAAAGGGGTACAATCTCAACTTCTATTGCTTCAGCTTATAGTTTGGATGATTTCATTCAGAAGAACAATCTTGATAAGGAAAGAGTTAATTATCTGGTTAATGATCTAATTGCCAACAAAAGTAAATCAATTATACACGCCGGTGATTTGATGCCGGAGAATGTTCATATTGCAGTTAACATTCTGAATGAGTTGCTTGGTAACAAAACTCTCTACATAGCAGATAGTTCATCTGTTGATATGATTGACCTGGCTTCTTTTGATGATATAAAAGAATTAACAAACAAAATAAAAAATGATCAGGTTGCTGTGGTTATTCATCTTGATTCTAATCCTGTTTATCATTTTCCAAACGATTTTAATTATAAAGGTCTTCTGACAAAAGTTCCTACGGTAGTAACACTAACTGAAAGAATGAACGAGACTGCCCAGTTTAGTAATTATGTTCTTCCTATCAATCACAATTTTGAGAGTTGGGGAGATGCTAAAACCAGGACAGGAGTTATATCACTTCAACAACCTGTAATTGCACCTTTACATAAAACAAGACAGAAAGAATCAATACTACTTACCTGGATACATACAAATCCCGATTCTTACTCAGATACTTTATATCATGATTATCTGATGAATAATTGGGAAACAAATATTTATCCAACATTAAAATCAAAATTAGATTTCAAACAACTTTGGTTCGGGGCTTTGCATGATGGCTTTGCATTAACAAATGAATCAGCTCAGAGTTTTGGTTCAATAAATCTTAATGGACTGAATTTAATTGATACTAATTCTGATAAGAATGGGATGACTTTAATTTTACGAGAAAGCTATCAGGTTGGCGATGGTCGTTTTGCAAACAATGGTTGGCTTCAGGAATTACCTCATCCGGTTTCCAAAATTACCTGGGACAATTATGCTGCAATTTCTCACAATACCGCTAAAGCATTAAATGTTCAAAATGATGATTTGATAGAGATAAATGTTGGAAACAGAAAATTAACTTTACCTGTATTTATTCAAGCAGGAAATGCTGATGATACTATAACAGTAGAACTTGGTTATGGAAGAGAATTCTCTGGTGTAGTCGCTTCGGGAGTTGGATTCAATGCTAATTTATTGCTTTCATCTGAGGCGGATATAAGCAATTGGATTTATTCTAATGTATCAGTAACAAAAGCAGGAGGAAAATATTCACTTGCTTCTACTCAGGAACATCATTCATTTGACGATCCGAGAACAAAAGACTTACATCTGAAAAGACATATAATTCAGGAAGGCACTGTTAAACTCTACGAAAAGAAACCTGATTTCATTCAGGAGCACCGACCAAAAGAACTTGAAAGTGTTTATACTCCATTTCAATACAACGAAATGAAATGGGGAATGGCAATAGATTTAAATAAATGTCTCGGATGTGGTGATTGTATAGTTGCTTGTAATGTTGAGAATAACGTTCCGGTCGTCGGAAAAGATCAGGTATTAAAGAGCAGGGAAATGCAATGGTTGAGAATTGACAGATACTATTCCGGTTCACCTGATGATCCTCGTGTAAGTGTACAGCCAATGCTTTGTCAGCATTGCGATCAGGCACCGTGCGAAAATGTTTGTCCTGTTGTTGCAACCACACACAGTCCTGACGGACTTAATCAAATGGTTTATAACAGATGTGTTGGGACAAGATACTGTTCAAACAACTGTCCTTATAAAGTAAGAAGATTTAACTTCTTTAACTTCAGAGATCATTTCAGAGATGGATATCAGGAAAGTTCAATCTTAAGTTTAATGTTTAATCCTGAGGTTACTGTTCGTTCAAGAGGTGTGATGGAAAAGTGCACTTTCTGTGTTCAGAGAATTGAAGAAGCCAGATCAGAAGCAACAAGAAAAGGTGTGGCAATAAAAGGAACAGATGTTAAAACAGCTTGTCAGGAAGCTTGTCCGACAAATGCAATTCATTTTGGAGATATAAACGGAAAAGATTCTGAATTTTATAAATACAGAACTCACGAACTTGGTTATTATGTACTGGAAGAATTGAATGTCAGACCAAATATTACATACATAGCCAAACTTAGAAATATTCATACGGAGGAATTATAG
- a CDS encoding quinol:cytochrome C oxidoreductase, giving the protein MHQTDFNYQKKDLPAGFSKFGLIFLVVGLILAVASFFVDQTRAAFNYLVVYMMIVSIALGSLFLIALEYVAGADWSTPFRRIPEFFAGLLPVLFILVIPLLFFNHDLFHWAHEEAVKEDKILQGKAPYLNISFFVIRTLLFIAIWVLFYFILQRNSKKQDTTKDQTLTTKNIRFSAAFIPLFAITITFTAVDWLMSLEPHWFSTIFGVYYFSGTVIAALAAVTLVVVVLKEKGYFNPWITDDHLYSFGALLFAFVNFWAYIAFSQFMLIWYADLPEETFWYLTRWEGSWVIFSLLLIFIHFLVPYAMLLSQPAKMDPKRLKFISVWLLFAHLFDLFWLVMPNMQPLKKGYVFSWIDLVFPILGIGIVLTVFNFISKKENLIPVGDPKLKKGINFHL; this is encoded by the coding sequence ATGCATCAAACTGATTTTAATTATCAAAAGAAAGATTTACCAGCCGGTTTTTCTAAATTCGGTTTAATATTTCTTGTTGTTGGACTAATTCTGGCAGTTGCCTCATTTTTTGTTGATCAGACAAGAGCTGCATTTAATTATTTGGTCGTGTATATGATGATTGTCAGCATTGCACTCGGTTCTCTATTCCTGATTGCTTTGGAATATGTAGCAGGCGCAGATTGGAGTACTCCATTCAGAAGAATACCTGAATTTTTTGCCGGACTTTTACCAGTGCTGTTTATACTTGTTATTCCTTTGTTATTTTTTAACCACGATTTATTTCATTGGGCACACGAGGAAGCAGTCAAAGAAGATAAAATACTTCAGGGAAAAGCTCCTTATCTGAACATCTCATTTTTTGTGATTAGAACTTTACTGTTTATTGCAATCTGGGTTTTATTCTATTTCATTCTGCAAAGAAATTCTAAAAAACAGGATACGACCAAAGATCAAACTTTAACAACTAAGAATATCAGATTTTCAGCTGCATTTATTCCTTTGTTTGCAATTACAATTACATTCACTGCGGTTGATTGGTTAATGAGTCTTGAGCCACACTGGTTTTCAACAATTTTCGGAGTTTATTATTTCTCAGGAACAGTAATAGCAGCTTTAGCAGCAGTTACTCTTGTTGTGGTTGTTCTGAAAGAAAAAGGTTATTTCAATCCCTGGATTACTGATGATCATCTTTACAGTTTTGGTGCTTTGCTTTTTGCTTTTGTTAACTTCTGGGCATACATAGCTTTCAGTCAGTTTATGCTAATATGGTACGCTGATTTGCCTGAGGAGACTTTCTGGTATCTTACAAGATGGGAAGGAAGCTGGGTTATTTTCTCATTATTATTAATTTTTATTCACTTCCTTGTTCCTTATGCAATGCTTCTGTCTCAACCAGCAAAGATGGACCCCAAAAGATTAAAGTTTATTTCTGTTTGGTTACTCTTTGCTCATTTATTTGATTTGTTCTGGTTGGTAATGCCTAACATGCAACCACTTAAAAAAGGTTATGTATTTAGCTGGATAGATCTCGTGTTTCCGATTTTAGGTATTGGTATAGTTTTAACCGTTTTTAATTTTATATCGAAAAAGGAAAATTTAATTCCTGTTGGTGACCCTAAACTTAAAAAGGGAATTAACTTTCATCTTTAA
- a CDS encoding SCO family protein, with translation MIKNLITFFLILFFTQVTFAGNQDKKLEIGVEEQLGASLPLDTKFVDEYGKVFSLKELFTKPTVLAFVYYECPGICSPLMMELADIINKSDLVPGVDYNVVTISMDELETPQQALKRKEVFLKTIDKNIPPESWKFLTGDSASIRAVSDKAGFFFKREGKDFRHAGTFIFVDKNGKVCRYLFPSFSERSGFGILPFDFKMAILETSESKTAPTIAKVLQFCFSYKPESRTYVLNLTRIFGVLILFFVGIFLLYIKFKPKKVNSNSR, from the coding sequence ATGATAAAAAATCTGATTACATTTTTTCTAATACTGTTTTTTACTCAGGTTACTTTTGCAGGTAATCAGGATAAAAAACTTGAAATTGGAGTTGAAGAGCAACTGGGAGCCTCTCTTCCACTTGATACAAAATTTGTAGATGAATATGGTAAAGTGTTTTCACTGAAAGAACTTTTCACAAAACCAACAGTTCTTGCTTTTGTTTATTATGAATGCCCGGGCATTTGCAGTCCTTTAATGATGGAGCTTGCTGATATCATAAATAAATCGGATTTGGTTCCGGGAGTTGATTACAATGTTGTTACAATTAGTATGGATGAACTTGAAACACCACAGCAAGCTTTGAAACGCAAAGAAGTTTTCCTTAAAACAATTGATAAAAATATTCCTCCTGAGAGCTGGAAATTTTTAACCGGAGATTCCGCAAGCATCAGAGCTGTAAGTGATAAAGCCGGATTCTTTTTCAAAAGAGAAGGGAAAGATTTCCGTCACGCAGGCACTTTTATATTTGTTGATAAAAACGGAAAAGTATGTCGTTATCTTTTCCCAAGCTTTTCCGAAAGAAGCGGTTTCGGCATTCTTCCTTTTGATTTCAAGATGGCGATACTTGAAACATCTGAAAGCAAAACAGCTCCGACTATTGCAAAAGTTTTACAGTTCTGTTTTTCATATAAACCTGAAAGCAGAACTTATGTTCTCAATCTTACAAGAATATTCGGTGTATTGATTTTATTCTTTGTAGGAATTTTTCTGCTTTATATTAAATTCAAACCAAAGAAAGTTAATTCTAATTCGAGGTAG
- a CDS encoding quinol:electron acceptor oxidoreductase subunit ActD, with protein sequence MSKKLFGYAALFKTPDEIIEVAKKTAAAGYHKYDIHSPYPVHGIERAMKLKPSKLGFITLVFGLTGSAIALLLMYWTMSVDYPMIIGGKPFFALPAFVPITFELTVLLATLATVIGMITFFFRFPENDHPLHDTEYMKKVSCDHYGLVIEAKDKLFDEAKVREFLNSLKPISIEEIYYSEKEIYPVLEPKFVTFLILIAVVTSGATYFALNKLLYMQPFTWMMDQPKLNPQTPSALFADGFGMRVPVQGTVARGYLPYPYMGQNNPTEVLQNPYLPTKENLKLGEQKFLTFCSPCHGNFGDGDSRLRGQFPNPPSLHSTRAREFSDGMIYHIITNGQNVMPSYASQITREERWAIVNYIRVLQRAKNAKSSDLQVVNKETGNNASN encoded by the coding sequence ATGAGTAAAAAATTATTTGGGTATGCTGCATTATTCAAAACTCCTGATGAGATTATTGAAGTTGCAAAGAAAACTGCTGCAGCAGGTTATCATAAATATGACATTCATTCTCCCTATCCTGTTCATGGCATTGAACGGGCAATGAAATTAAAGCCATCTAAACTTGGATTTATTACACTTGTCTTTGGTTTAACAGGTTCAGCGATTGCTTTATTACTTATGTACTGGACTATGTCAGTTGATTATCCAATGATAATTGGTGGTAAACCGTTTTTTGCTCTTCCTGCATTTGTACCAATTACATTTGAACTTACTGTATTGCTTGCAACACTCGCAACTGTAATTGGAATGATTACTTTCTTTTTCAGATTTCCTGAAAATGATCACCCTTTGCACGATACAGAATATATGAAGAAAGTTTCCTGTGATCATTATGGACTTGTTATTGAAGCCAAGGATAAACTTTTCGATGAAGCAAAAGTTCGTGAATTTCTTAATTCACTTAAGCCAATTAGTATTGAAGAAATTTATTATTCTGAAAAAGAAATCTATCCTGTACTTGAACCTAAGTTTGTTACATTTTTAATTTTGATTGCTGTAGTAACATCAGGTGCAACATATTTTGCTTTGAATAAACTTCTTTATATGCAACCATTTACCTGGATGATGGATCAACCAAAATTGAATCCTCAAACACCCTCGGCACTTTTTGCAGATGGATTTGGAATGAGAGTGCCGGTTCAGGGAACAGTTGCAAGAGGATATTTGCCATATCCATATATGGGTCAGAATAATCCAACTGAAGTTTTGCAGAACCCTTATCTTCCAACAAAAGAGAATCTGAAGTTAGGAGAACAGAAATTTTTAACCTTCTGCAGTCCTTGTCACGGAAATTTTGGAGATGGTGATAGCAGATTGCGCGGACAATTTCCAAATCCACCGTCATTACATTCAACTCGTGCCAGAGAATTTAGTGACGGAATGATTTATCATATTATTACAAACGGACAAAATGTAATGCCATCTTATGCTTCTCAGATAACCAGAGAAGAAAGGTGGGCAATTGTAAACTATATCAGAGTTTTACAAAGAGCCAAAAATGCGAAAAGCTCTGATTTACAAGTTGTTAATAAGGAGACCGGAAACAATGCATCAAACTGA
- the nrfD gene encoding NrfD/PsrC family molybdoenzyme membrane anchor subunit, with product MNIDYSQEAPAVLGRLTLAQIEELVAKPLDTKPDRKYFIALSISGSLLLLGAICLGISFYYGIGLWGNNQPVGWAVPIVNFVFWVGIGHAGTLISAILFLLRQRWRTGIARFAEAMTIFAVMCAGIFPIIHTGRPWLAGYLLPYPNQHSLWVNFTSPLLWDVFAVSTYFTVSLVFWYIGLIPDFATLRDRTTSKIKKTIYSIFSLGWRHSSRHWQHYEKAYMLLAGFATPLVLSVHTIVSFDFAVSILPGWHTTIFPPYFVAGAIFSGFAMVVTVLVFVRKIFNLENIITLDHLEKMNKVILATGMMVGYAYGMEFFIAWYSGVQAEQFVFINRAFGPYAWAYWIMVSCNVIFPQLFWFRKFRRSIPVMMVIVILVNVGMWFERFVITVTSLHRDFLPSSWAYYKPTFFDMGILLGSFGLFFTLVILFTKSLPVVSISEVKAVADGAQPTHRGGHHE from the coding sequence GTGAATATTGATTACTCGCAGGAAGCTCCGGCAGTTTTAGGACGACTAACTCTTGCCCAAATAGAAGAGTTAGTTGCAAAACCACTCGATACGAAACCTGATAGAAAATATTTCATTGCACTTTCTATTTCAGGTTCTCTGCTTTTGCTTGGAGCAATTTGTCTTGGAATAAGTTTTTATTATGGTATTGGTCTCTGGGGAAATAATCAACCTGTTGGTTGGGCAGTGCCAATTGTTAATTTCGTTTTCTGGGTAGGTATTGGTCACGCCGGTACATTGATTTCTGCTATTCTCTTTTTGCTCAGACAAAGATGGCGTACGGGTATTGCCCGATTTGCAGAAGCGATGACAATCTTTGCTGTTATGTGTGCAGGAATTTTTCCCATTATTCATACCGGAAGACCTTGGTTAGCTGGTTATCTTTTACCTTATCCAAATCAACATAGTTTATGGGTTAACTTTACATCTCCTTTGTTATGGGATGTATTTGCAGTTTCAACTTACTTCACAGTTTCTTTAGTTTTCTGGTACATCGGTTTGATACCTGATTTTGCTACACTCAGGGACAGAACAACTTCAAAAATTAAGAAAACTATTTATTCAATTTTCAGTTTGGGCTGGAGACATTCATCAAGACATTGGCAGCATTATGAAAAAGCCTATATGTTGCTTGCAGGATTTGCAACTCCACTTGTTCTTTCAGTTCATACAATAGTTAGTTTTGACTTTGCTGTTTCAATTTTGCCTGGCTGGCATACAACAATTTTCCCGCCTTACTTTGTTGCAGGAGCTATCTTTTCCGGTTTTGCTATGGTTGTGACTGTTCTTGTTTTTGTAAGAAAGATTTTTAATCTGGAAAATATTATCACACTCGACCATCTTGAAAAAATGAATAAAGTTATTCTTGCAACAGGAATGATGGTTGGTTATGCTTATGGAATGGAGTTTTTCATTGCTTGGTATAGTGGAGTTCAGGCAGAGCAGTTTGTGTTTATTAACAGAGCATTTGGTCCTTATGCCTGGGCTTATTGGATAATGGTAAGCTGTAATGTTATTTTCCCTCAGTTGTTTTGGTTCAGAAAATTCAGAAGATCAATCCCTGTTATGATGGTGATTGTAATTCTGGTAAATGTAGGAATGTGGTTCGAAAGATTTGTTATCACCGTAACTTCTTTGCACAGAGATTTCTTACCTTCAAGCTGGGCTTATTATAAACCAACATTCTTTGATATGGGAATTTTATTAGGAAGTTTTGGATTATTCTTTACTCTCGTAATTCTGTTCACAAAATCTTTACCAGTAGTTTCTATATCAGAAGTAAAAGCTGTTGCTGATGGCGCGCAACCAACTCATCGCGGAGGTCATCATGAGTAA